DNA sequence from the Juglans microcarpa x Juglans regia isolate MS1-56 chromosome 5S, Jm3101_v1.0, whole genome shotgun sequence genome:
TTATCAAGGCGGAACTTGAAATTTGGGTAAAAAGGGAAGAAACGAGGTTGGCGCAACaagcaaagaaaaaatggtTATTGGAGGGTGAACAGaactccaaattttttttatgctgtCACTGTGCAACGGAGAAGGAATTCATGTGTGAAAGAGATGAGATTATCTAATGGCTCGGTATTGAATTCTCCGGAAAGGGTGCATGATGAGGTTGTGCGGTATTTtgaagggtttctttctcaagAAGGGATGGGTTCGATGCCGAATCTGGATAATTTATTTCAGCTTGTTGTTTCAGATAGTGAGGTTAAGAGTTTGAAGGCAAAGCCTTCAGAGAAGGAAGTGCTTGTGGCGCTTTCTTCTATTGCAGCGGACAATAGCCAAGGGCTGGATGGTTTTGGGTCAACTTTTTATTTAGCTAGCTGGCATATTATTAAAGATGATGTGGTGGAGGCAGTGAATGAGTTCTTTAAAGGAAATGAGCTTCCCAGATTTTATTTGTCCTCGTTCATTGTTCTTATCCCAAAGGTGAAGAATCTGTAAAGTTTTGACAAGTTTTGGCCGATAAGTCTTTGCAACGTTATTTATAAGTTGTTCTCCAAACTTTTGGTATCTAGAGTATCTTTGTTGCTTGGAAATATTATTTCGCTTGAACTGGGAGCTTTTGTGAATGGTAgaaatatatttgagaatatttctcttacttaagagatgatgaagatgttgcATCGGAAGGCTTTTGGTGGTAATATTATGCTGAAAATTGATATGAGTAAGGCGTACGATAGGGTGGATTGGCGTTTCTTGGATCATGTTTTCTGTAAACTGATTAACAATTATGTCTCGGCGCTGTGGTTTTTCTGTTATGATTAATGTACCCATATaggtttttttaaaactaaaggGATCTACAGTAGGATGATCCGttgttgttgtatttatttataattattgaaGAAGTGTTGTCAAGGatgataaataagaaaatgtttGAGGGGAGGATTTTTCAGTTTTCTCATCCTGTAAATGTTTCCAGAGTTTCTTATATGTTATATGCTGATGATGTGGTGGTTTTTGCTTATGCGAGTAAAGGCTCGATTCTGTGTTTAATGGAGGTCTTGAGGGAATATGAGAGTTGGATAGGCCAGCAGGTGAACCATGATAAGTCGGCcaattttttctctaaaaatgtGGCTTATAGTAGAACCAGGGAGATGTTGTTGGACACTGATTTCACAGAGGGTCAATTCCCATTTATGTATTTGGGTGTTCCGATTTTGGATAGTAGGTTGAAGATTAGACACTTTGAGTCGTTGCTTGAACAAGTTGGGAAAAATTTGTCAGGTTGGAAGAGTCGTTTGCTATCGCAAGGGGGTAGATTAATTTTGTTGCCAATTCATTTAATGTCTATGCTTCAGGTCCTTAAGGttgtgattaaaaaattaaatgggcTGTTTGCTAATTTTTTCTAGAGAGAGCAAAATGGCAGAAGTAAGAGGAAATGGAGGTCATGGAAGAAGATGTGCGTTCCAGTAGAGGAAGGGGGAATTGGGGTGCGAGACCTTGTAGAAGTGCAGAGATCTTTGTTTTTAAAGTTTAGGTCGTAGTTATTGATGCATAATTCATTATGGGCAAGGTTCTTCCaagcaaaatatattaaaccTGGACATATCTCTTTAAGTGTTGATGGCAATACAGGTTCTgcattttggaagaaaattatTGAGAGGTTGCCTAAGCTACTACAAAATTCAAGATGGAAGGTTCGAGAGGGTCATGTTTCGCTGTGGTTCGATAATTTTCTGGGTCATGGCCCTCTATGTGAAGGGGTGGAAGTGATTGAAGAACCAAACATTAGACTTCGAGAGCTCGTTGTTAATGATCGGTGGGATGTTGAGAGACTATAGTTGCTATTAAGGGTGCAGAAGGCTAGCGATGTGGTGGCTAAGGTTGGTGGTTTGAGGGATGCGAAGGACATATTAATCTGGTTACTCGAGAAGAACAGGAATTTCTCGACAAAGTCGGCGTGagattttattagaattaaGATGCCGAGGTTTGCTTGGGAAAAGTGAGTAGGGAATAATCTGTTGCCGAAAAGGATCTCTATATGCATGTGGAAATCGACTTTTAATTGCTTAAGTGTGGATGAACAAGTACGTAAGTTGGGGGTTCCGTTAGTATCTTGTTGTAATTGTTGTATGGCGGGGCATGTGGAAGACTTGGAGCATGTGCTTTGTAAAGGGGAGTTTGCCATGGCCGTCTGGAATAAGGTTTCGGGAGAGGTGGGGATCCCGTTTGTAGAACAACAGACTTGGCGAGAAAGGGTCCAAGTTTGGTTTAAGAGGGCATCTAGGCAGTCATAGCTAGAGACATTAAGGGTTTGATTCCTTGTATTGCGGTGTGGATACTTTGGCTTAGACGCTGTGCAGTAAGGATGGAAGACAGAGACAAAAACCTATTTGAGGTTTGGAACTCGATAAAGCATTGGGTGCGGGTTCTTACAAGCAGAATTTCCAAGGTAAAAAGGCTTTCACATGGGGACTTACGTATGCTTCAAAATATGGAGGTTTCAGTTGTGGAACAGGGAACTATGAAGGTGCAAGTTGTCTGTTGGTTGAAACTGAGCCCAAGGAGGTTAAAATTGAATCTAAACGGCAGCAGTCTTGGCAATCCAAGGCCTGGTGGAGGAGGGGTTATTTTACGGGATCATGCAAGGAATCTTGTCTTTgctttttctcatcatttttgtACATGTTCTAATAACAAAGTTGAGCTTCAGGCGGGTTATAGAGGGAATAAAGATTTGTCTGCAATTGGGTCATTTTTTAGTTGACATAGATTGTGATTCTTTGGTGGTGGTTTCATGGCTTGTGGATAGAGACGATACACTGTGGTATCTTTAGGACTATTGGGACCAGTTgatgggctttttttttttttttttaaataaagagacGAAGGTCACTTGTCCACAAATAACCCCTTCCCAATTTATTAGAAAACCTCACTTATAACGGAGGAAAACCGTATACACATCCTAAAACTCAAGCCAAAcaacaaaccaaaccaaaacaaaccTGAAAATAACCACCCAACTAGAAACGGACAAACCAACCACTAACACCGCATAGCTAGCAAACCCAGCTTATCCACCCTTAATATTCATTTAAGTTGATGCAGAACATCACGAAGATGTACCCACTTCCCAGAACATTGTCCAAAAGCCAGCCAAGCTAAAAAATAAGTCCCGGCATTACACTCTATAAACATGTTGTATCTTAAATCTTAGGCTCGATAGAATTTGTAGAATTTCCGCCCAATAATCTTCGAGATACCAGATACCACATCTCTTCTTCTCCAACCAATTAACAATTAACAACGAATCCATATCCACTTCTATTTATTGTAAACCCAAATCGGTACAGTGCTTCAAACCATAATAAAGAGCCAAAAGTTCCGCCATATTATTCATTCTCTAATCTAGATTTTTCGCAAAAGCCAACTTCAATCACCCAAACTAACCAATTGCTGGCCGGCTTGTTGGAATGTTTTGACTTCTCTAACAAGCACTTATGTAGAGAAGGGAATAAAGTGGTGGATGCTTTGACTATGTGTGGTGCGTTGGGGGAGGATAATTTGTTCACGGATGTTTCTCAGCTTTCACATTCTTTGAGAGGCTTGTATAAATTGGATAAAATGGGCACGACTTATGTTAGATGTAGATGGTgaagttagattttttatttttttatttttttcttgttgggtGAGGTTGGTTTTTTTGTTAAGGTGGATTGGGTTATTTATGTGAAGGTTTTCCTCTACTATAAGTAAGGGTTAATAAATTTTTGGAGGTTCGTCCTccttttttgaattaaaaaaatcgaTTCTCTTTGAATTTTGCCTATTTCTCCATGTTTCTATTTTTGTGTTATCCATGTATACTTCATGTTCCTATGTACTTGTAATTAAGTAATTAGTATGATAAGGATCTCAATTGCCTGGATTCAAATCCATATACTTAAATTTAATttgaggagtttttttttttaaaaaaaaaaatctaatttgagGTCATTGCTTGAAGACATTGGAGTGACTGGAAGTACAAGTACAATTGAAACGATGGCAACAATGGGAATGGGCTTACTAGCAGGATCAACTATCATACTTCTTACTTTGATCTGGGCCTCTGTTGTTGCTTTTGGCAGCTATGATCTTTCACAGCCTACAGCTAATTCATCAGATGAGGAAAACGTGAAACCATTCAGTTTAACTGGTTTTTCTCTTACCCTTGCGTCTATGATTAATGAACAGACAATACTAGtttttcattctaaattttattattctcaattaCGTCTATGATTAATGAACAgacaatactactttttcattctaaattttattattctcaattaCATCCGATGATGAAACACATTTTAAATGGTTGTCCATCGAAGTAGTTGGTATATAAAATCACTTAGATGTAGTTTGGAccgtgagatgagatgaaatagttttagacGAAAGTTGAtcagtaaaatattattagaatattattcttttaatattattattgctttgatatttgaaaattttaaatcgtttattatattttgtgtgaaaatttgaaaaaattgtaatgatgagatgagataaaatcaaacaatttcactatccaaacggggtctTAAACTGTGACACACCATAAATTGctacttaaattataaattgcaGGATGAAGAACATCATTCTGATTAGGTATATTGTGACTGCATAATGTAGGTTATGGTGTTAGCACTGATGTTGAGACCTACTACACTGCAAGAATAATGATGGTGTCTATGATCCCATTTCTCCTTCTTCAACTGGCGAAAATTCTCAAATCAACTTCAGGGGAAAGAATCGTAGTCTTAGTTTCACTTATTGTTACTCTTGTTTTCCTCTTCGTATACTGTACCTTTCAGGTAACACAAAATTCCATTAATATCATGAATGAGCATTGTTCTCCAGCAAATAGAAATGAAACCATAAAACTTTTGCTCTGATTTATCTACTTAACTCATTTGACTTTCATGCTTCTCGATCCATTTGATACATGATTTGCATATGCTAATTTTCTCCTTGAAAATGAACAACAATGGTGCAGGTATTCCAGCCATGGATTCAGAATAGAAGATATGAATATCTGACACGCACGTATGTTCAGACAAACCTACTACGAAGTCTTCTCACTGCTGGAGGCAGACCTAATTTAACAGCTATAAGAGAGTAAGCTTTTTTTCCTTCTGCCATTAAGTTTTATTGATGAGGCTTCATGTAGAGCTGAGCATACTATATCAAcctgtgaagaagaagaaaaactatacAGCTAGCACTGGTAGTAGTCCTGATTTTTCAACTCTTAAGCAGCCTCTCAGCATGATATCTTTCGGAATGGAAGTAGCCTCTAGATATATCCTTGAAGACCCTCTATATGCTTTACCCATTCAAAAAATCTTCAAGGGTTGAAGTTATTTCTTTGATTAGTCGCACCATACATTTGCAGGCTTTTTCAGAAAATTGACAAGAATAGAGATAACTATATTTCCGTTGGTGAACTGAGAGCAATATTCTTGGGAATACAAATAGAATTAGGCCATTTGAATGAGGATGAATTTGGAGCAAAGGTGATGCAGGAGTTTGACATCTTTCGTGATCATCGTATGAATGAGACTGAATTCATCGAAGGAATCTCAAAATGGCTTGTTCTGTCTCGTCACCCTGCTGACGAAAAAGACCATGACAGGCCCAGGTTTTTTAACACAAGTTCAAAGGTAAACATTTCCGAAAGGTACAGtctaatttaatatgatatcgGAGTAAAAGTCCCCAACCCCGAATCTCTTTTCATTACTGTCAAAGATTTTGAGATAAGTAGTGATTTAACAACTAATAACAATATTTCCTTGAAACCTTGGTTTGCAGCAATCCAGATCAGAGCAGCAGAGTCTATTGACCCAGAAACAGGAGATCAGTACGACAACTcaaaaaaattggttgaattacGTTAAGGCAGCTCTTCTATTGCTTGTAGGAACTGCTATCTCGGCTCTGCTTGGACTGCCACTTATGCAAACTCTCCAAGAGTTCTCTAGTGATGTGAACATCCCCTCATTCTTGGTGACATATGTTGTGGTGCCACTGGCTTTGAACATCAGACAGGCACTCGCAACAATTACCTCTGCCAGAGAGAAGACGGAAAAAGCTATATCCTTGACCTTTTCTGAGGTTTAGTAATTTCTCTCCCACTCAGATTTCATCTGAGAATCCCCTTattaattttcatctgagaATACGACACAATttgtgttagtatttttttaataaaatttatttctatccGTTGTTTTTTTTACGTTTTCATTCTCTCATAATTTGTTGGTAGTTTAATAGCTTTTCTGTTGGAGATCGTACCGTTTTGGGTTTCAAGCAATTTCATTGCTTTAATGCTTTTTTGGACGTTGGTTATAATGGCTTGTAATAAAGCTTCCGTTTCTCTATGGTTTAACATGGCATTAATGGGTCGTTAGctactttatttcattttattctttttaccGGTTACGTttatcaactatatatatgtatataagtgTGTAGTCTTGCAGAAAAGTACGTAGAGAGGAATATATTTTGGAGAAAGTGGGATAGGAATAACAAGCTTAGtgaatacatatttttaagagTATTTTCAGATAAAATAAAGATCTTCTTTTGAGTAGAACCTTGGGCTCAATCACTTGTGCAGAGTAGGCTTGAGTTATACGACGATCTGTTAGGCTGTTGTATCTTGGAGTCAAGTTAAGAGGAGTTCTACTGCATCGGTTAAATTTAAGACTTTGTACACCGCAGAGAGCTTAaatctctttaaagaaaaagatatttCCGTGCCTCAGTCCAAACTGGCTTcgtcttaattttattttaattgtaatttttattatattattgtgtatttcaccaacaatttgtttttgtttcttttaggtAACTTGTCTTGTAccagtttttgtttgtttgaccATTGGAAAGGATTTTGGCAGATTTACAATGGAGTATTCATGAACAACATGATGGGATTGGTCATCTTCCTGGCTCTTGTTTACATACGAGATTTGTCGTGGGATGTCGCAGCTGAAATTCTGGTTGTCCTACTCATATGCACAGCGATGGGTCTCTTTACCAGCTTCTGCACCAAATTTCCATTTTGGACAAGTATTCTAGCGTATCTTCTCTATCCCTTTTCTCTGTTGATTATTTATGTTCTTACTGAGGTTGTTAGTTGATCCTAAGCCACTGCTTGCTCTACTGCATCAGAAAACTTCGATTGTTATGTATTCGTTTAGTTATAGATGTACATCCGTTACTATACTTCCAATTATCTTCATCAGCTCTTGCATATTATTCAAGGGATTAAATTTTGAAGAGTACATCTACTTATAAGTTGGGGTGGAGAACacactatttatatatatttttttctaagcaagtaaGCTTTCAttcatataagaaaaaatgagCGAGTGGGGTTTCCCAACAAATACCCCAGTATAATAACTACAATGTAAAtgtggaggaaaaaaagaaaacaaaaatggggGTTTGGGACCAATTTCTTGGTCCCAACCCATGCTGGAAAAAAGGGCGCCGTCTTGAAAGACGGTTTTTAATAGATCGCATTGCTATGCGAATTGTGGAACTACTGTTGAAGGAGGTGGAAGTTGTAGGTGTACTGCAGTTTGTTATTTTAGGATATTTCTTAGAGAGATCCATATTCCCTTTTTCAAGATCATCGGTTAGGAAAAGCGACAACATAGTAGAAAGCACAGTTTCAGATGAACTAATTTGCAGTGGAGCATCTTTCTTCCCACGCACTTGTGGTGGCGTGTGGAGACCACGCACCGATGGTTGGGACATAGAGTGGGGCAGATATGAAAGATCATGAGGTGGGGGATGTGCCGATGCAGCATGTGTAGCCAGCTGGCTCGTCGGGGTGCAGCATCGCATGAAGGCCTGGTGCGAAAGCAAGCCTCACGTGAGGGTCACTCGTTGATATTTTCGCCACGGTTTCGTGTCGTCCCAATAGATCGGTGGTTGTAGGGTTGCGTGGTGGGGCACATGTTGATTGTTGGTCGTCAAAGTGCGGGAGATCTAACCAAAACCGTACTGGTGGAGGGGAGAGAATAAAGACTCTACTATGAAAGTCAAAGCATATATACAAAACGGTATCGGAAAGTTAACGGAGATGAGGTTGAGAGCCACAACTCCATCCTCCTCTCCGACGAAAACACTCGAAGAGATTTgagttttttagaaaaaatgaagagaatctCTTTCTAAAACCCATGGAAGAGAGTTTTTATTAAGCTGTACacactatttatattatttatatgcagaatttaatttgttagaaatataaattttaaatttttcttacaaataaaattttgtcctATTAATTGTATGGAAGATGTGCTCTACAACTGATTTGCtaatagaaattttaaattttagattaacCAAATCAAGGTTGTAACTTGTCTGGAAAAAAAACAGctttataagttaaaaaactTGATAATTAAGTACTTATGcatcgtttatttttacaactcatctaatctcaaataattattataattttttttaaatctgcacataataaaataaataattcaacttttttaaatctcaaaataaaaataatattaacaatatatattctaataatatgttattcaatttttaattttaatttcaactcaattcatatcatcttacttataaaaacaaataaaacctttGATCTGacaagatttcttaaaattgtaataaatagtTATAAATCGTACCTACTTCACATCGTAGTACattgttttgataaattttatttatatgctttttaaaagtaaacataataaacacacaatattttaaaagtaagaTAATTAAATTCCTGGTAAAATATTACTATACCCACTCTTTTTGATACTTTCATTTGACTGTtagtcaaaattttttatttttttatttttttatttagtaattaagaaaattattttaaatatattgatgtatttttttattttttaaatgtatttaaatatgttaaaaaatataaaaacaaaaaaaaaaaaaaaaaaaaaaaaaaatttacgctgaTGGCGGCCTAAACTGGGTCCCATAGGGCCATAGGTTGGTCATAGCGTTGGTCTGAGCACGAGGACGGGACCAACTTCAGGTCATTCTGTATTAGCTCTGTTTGGGCTATTCtgaaaatattctattattttttattttttatttttatttattttttattattatatactattatttaattttttattattaattttttactattatttatagaatatttgatattaattcactatccaaatacaACCTTAATTATTATGTTTCCCGCAACTCCAACTCATACACGTGACAAGAAAATAGTCTAATTCAAGTGTTATTATAAGatatttcctaaaaataaatttttaaataatataattttacataatacattatgtttattttataataaaatttaattttataatctaatatgtCATATCAAtccacgtcaatttataaatttatttttataaaattcttttctgACTAAAGCATTTCTTCTTAAAAATACCACATCTCAACTTGATATTATAGAAAGAGCAATTTTATATATCACACTTGCATCttactttcatctcattatataaaatgtcACTTTTATCATCTCTAGAtgatcctttatttttttaagaaaattctatacaccatattaCCACCCCACTATGTATGATGTagcacatttatcactattaaataaacatttatttcatacttctttatcatctaatggtgatgaatgtgtcacatactacttagtataatcaaaataggatgagagtgtaGTGTATagtattaatcatttttttaaataaaaaatataaaaattgatagaCAATGACATCTCATTATAGTGGGATGAAAATGTGATGTGAgtgtaatttataaaattttactttattagagcactctcaatagaTTAGCCAAAtctaaatgacattttttatgaatgtaagagaaatttaatttttgactattccattcacataaatttctacattaaaatagttattttttcattatataacaataaaataatagacgatgaatttggttttagttattcacatcaaatctctacattagattatcaagttattcattatatagtaatgaataactaataattttaaaaatatttaattttttaaattattaatttattttattttatcatattttattattctacctattatatattaattaataattatattcttattaaattaatatatcattattttaaattaatataccaattgtaataaaatatgtgatagaaagaaatgaagagataaataattaaaaaaatatgtatttgatgtatgtacagtaactttcaaatttagaaaaaattttgaaaatcactGTAGTTAAATAGGAGAGAGAGACTTTTGAAAGTTACtgaaacttttgaaagtcacaataaatttattgtgagtatattttaatttttaataattaaatacttaatagatttaacttttaattagtTAATTCACATTAAggatgtttttaaaaatattaattaataattaccttaaaatcttgaaaatgattACTTAACATTTATTTGAGAATTATACTTTTAGCTATTATTATGGTTAAGCTCCAGAAGGACTTGCAATTCTCGTGTTCCATCGCGAAAAGACGTGCAAAATGCCGAAATAATGAGTCCAATTCTCATCAAGCTGTGTCACAGTTCGTTTTGCTATGGCCTGTCGCCATAGCCTCCCTTGGTTGACCTTTGAATTTACCACCACATTCTAATCCACGGAGTTGTAGTGTTCGTTGAACCTGTGATTAAGGAGGGAGAGACCGACATAACAACAAataggagagagagatttgaatGATGAACTGatgtgagttgagttgataaaatattattattattttagaatttgaaaattttaaattatttattatattttgtgttaaaatttgaaaaaattataatgatgaattgagatgggtttgAAATCCAAACTCATTTATGTGCTAATACTTATTTTGTTGAAACATTTTTTGacgaaaaatagaaataaaattgaagaaaggaagaaaagctagggttttttaattatt
Encoded proteins:
- the LOC121266904 gene encoding sodium/calcium exchanger NCL2-like; translation: MATMGMGLLAGSTIILLTLIWASVVAFGSYDLSQPTANSSDEENVKPFSLTGYGVSTDVETYYTARIMMVSMIPFLLLQLAKILKSTSGERIVVLVSLIVTLVFLFVYCTFQVTQNSINIMNEHCSPANRNETIKLLL
- the LOC121267995 gene encoding sodium/calcium exchanger NCL2-like, which produces MQEFDIFRDHRMNETEFIEGISKWLVLSRHPADEKDHDRPRFFNTSSKQSRSEQQSLLTQKQEISTTTQKNWLNYVKAALLLLVGTAISALLGLPLMQTLQEFSSDVNIPSFLVTYVVVPLALNIRQALATITSAREKTEKAISLTFSEV